The following are from one region of the Phycisphaerae bacterium genome:
- a CDS encoding efflux RND transporter periplasmic adaptor subunit, with protein MKEEKIAPTTRLVGTVVPQRRATVAAEVSGWAIEFPVSRGDYVRKGDVICRLRDAQHRFAYLEAEARYADAQAVLAVARAELDKANFEENRIRNLRDTAEKERVVAKADLDAAQARVAQAEASSAAADAVRQRLSDSLARTEVRAPFDGFVVTRRAELGEWVQQGGPVVELIDLSTARVRLNVPEAYIDFNEVGVEVTVSIDALSREFASRVSRVVPDADPQARTFSVDVDIRNPDFAIKAGMFARGNMPCGPIANRLVVPKDAIVSRGPMNFIFVIRQSVDGAIADMRPVTIISEVIDRVAVDVPGLQAGDIVVTRGNEMMYAPGPVVIMSRTASQPARSDTPATQPVVDEGGATRESAAGDTHSNRAG; from the coding sequence GTGAAAGAGGAAAAGATTGCGCCGACGACCCGGCTGGTCGGCACGGTCGTTCCTCAACGCCGTGCCACCGTGGCTGCCGAGGTTTCGGGCTGGGCCATTGAGTTTCCGGTCAGCCGCGGCGACTACGTCCGAAAAGGTGATGTGATCTGCCGTCTTCGCGATGCACAGCATCGATTCGCCTATCTGGAGGCCGAAGCGCGGTACGCGGACGCACAGGCCGTGCTCGCCGTCGCCAGGGCCGAACTGGACAAGGCGAACTTCGAGGAAAATCGAATTCGAAACCTGAGGGACACGGCGGAGAAGGAGCGCGTCGTGGCGAAGGCCGATCTTGACGCGGCCCAGGCGCGCGTGGCCCAGGCCGAAGCGTCGTCGGCGGCAGCGGATGCCGTCCGCCAGCGGCTGTCCGACTCGCTCGCCCGCACCGAAGTCCGAGCGCCGTTCGATGGGTTTGTGGTGACGCGGCGTGCCGAGTTGGGCGAATGGGTTCAGCAGGGCGGCCCGGTCGTGGAGTTGATCGACCTTTCCACGGCTCGGGTGCGGCTGAATGTGCCCGAAGCATATATCGATTTCAACGAAGTCGGCGTCGAGGTGACGGTTTCGATCGATGCGCTAAGCCGGGAATTTGCGAGCCGGGTGTCGCGCGTGGTGCCGGATGCCGACCCGCAGGCGCGGACCTTTTCCGTGGATGTCGACATCCGGAACCCGGATTTTGCGATCAAAGCCGGCATGTTCGCGCGTGGGAACATGCCTTGCGGGCCGATCGCGAACCGGCTCGTCGTCCCCAAGGACGCCATCGTCAGCCGCGGTCCCATGAACTTCATCTTTGTCATTCGTCAATCGGTTGATGGGGCGATTGCCGACATGCGGCCCGTGACCATCATTTCCGAAGTCATCGATCGTGTCGCCGTCGATGTCCCCGGCTTGCAGGCAGGTGACATTGTCGTGACACGTGGCAACGAAATGATGTACGCGCCCGGGCCGGTGGTGATCATGTCCAGAACCGCTTCCCAGCCTGCCCGGAGCGACACACCCGCGACGCAGCCCGTTGTCGATGAGGGCGGTGCAACTCGCGAGTCTGCCGCGGGCGATACCCATTCGAACAGGGCGGGGTAA
- a CDS encoding efflux RND transporter permease subunit, producing the protein MRLVDHFIHNPVKVWVCVLLLVLFGLLAIVPPSIIPSPLRAPVQLTPTIDQPIVTVNTIWEGASPEEVEREILDKQEDMLKSIQNLRKMTGTARQSQGSVELEFIVGTNQDIAKQDVSDALRRVKYQIPQDEFDNPTVVSGREFGEEAIAWIILSSEHEDIYVPDYQILVEEDVKPMLERVDGIASVAVLGGKEREIQVVVDPYKLAQAGVTFGTLERALVTQNTNVAAGNSAQGKRDIVIRTMGRYESLDDVRQTVIEVGPGGPIRVGDVADVVDSFKKQYSFVRSNGRYVMAIPAYRRTGSNVIEAMDGLKKAIAEANETILAPRGLNLEMTQVYDETTYIHSSIDLVRSNIYWGGALAIVVLMLFLRNISATFIVAVSIPICVIGTFLIIPVTQRSINVVMLAGLAFAVGMVVDNAIVVLENIYRHREMGKSAIQAASDGGSEVWGAVLANTLTTMIVFLPIVFVKEEAGQLFRDIAIAICGAVGLSLLVSVTVIPVMCSRLLGRVRIASEMQSGFLADRVAGIVRWINHRVVAKVGVVGVAMFLSFFLSRAMAPEPDYLPSGNKNLIFGFLLTPPGYNTPEFANIGKIIEDGDPSRGLIGIRKFWETKPGTPEHEKLLRDWSQIVENTAVKQREAQIAGLKATITDPKSDRAARRSAKERISELEREIEEWRLPPPLIQDFFYVAFNGGCFMGCSSTQSDYVKPLVNVLSSSQFGIVDSFAFFFQPGIFSGNSSKSVDIEIRGENLEKVVAAGTTVMGACRQRFGFVEPGPRNFAQGRREDRLVPDRVKAGDLGLTTADLGAIVRACGDGRVVGQYREQGRSLDLSIKVRGTEDPTGGRSATNMIQSVPIFTPAGRIVPLGSLCGVVNTLAPEEIRHIETQPAVKLTVNPPEGMSLQQVIDTIQDEIITPMRGEGLGPMKARMDPSVVVNFAGNADKLAQTWDSLKWLLALSLLICFLIMAGLFESFAYPFVIILTVPLAVVGGFFGLWLVHSWTLSNPVMAVQKLDVLTILGFVILLGIVVNNGILIVHQSLNFIRGGMESKDAITESVRTRMRPIFMTVLTTLVGQLLLVIRPGSGAEMYRGVGAVVLGGLLCSTVFTLFVIPAMLSLFIGVRVRLSRVLFGGATVSRSSEPSAIGQAVPVPAVVPELESTRR; encoded by the coding sequence ATGAGACTTGTCGATCATTTCATTCATAATCCCGTCAAGGTGTGGGTCTGCGTTCTGCTGCTGGTCCTGTTCGGACTGCTGGCGATCGTCCCGCCGTCAATCATCCCGTCGCCGCTGCGCGCGCCGGTGCAACTGACACCGACGATTGACCAGCCGATTGTCACCGTCAACACGATCTGGGAAGGGGCAAGTCCCGAGGAGGTGGAGCGCGAAATCCTCGACAAGCAGGAGGACATGCTCAAGAGCATTCAGAATCTGCGGAAGATGACCGGAACCGCTCGGCAGAGCCAGGGTTCGGTGGAACTGGAGTTCATCGTCGGAACCAATCAGGACATCGCCAAACAGGATGTGTCTGATGCATTGCGCCGCGTGAAGTACCAGATCCCGCAGGACGAGTTCGACAATCCCACGGTTGTCAGCGGCCGCGAATTTGGTGAAGAAGCCATTGCGTGGATCATTCTTTCCAGTGAACACGAGGATATCTACGTCCCGGACTACCAGATCCTGGTCGAAGAGGACGTCAAGCCGATGCTGGAGCGCGTGGACGGCATCGCTTCCGTCGCGGTGCTCGGCGGCAAGGAGCGTGAAATCCAGGTCGTCGTCGATCCGTACAAGCTTGCGCAGGCCGGCGTGACTTTCGGGACATTGGAAAGAGCGCTGGTCACGCAGAATACGAACGTGGCCGCCGGCAACAGCGCTCAGGGGAAACGCGACATCGTCATTCGCACGATGGGCCGATACGAATCTCTCGACGATGTTCGACAAACCGTCATCGAGGTCGGACCCGGCGGCCCGATCCGCGTCGGGGACGTCGCGGATGTCGTCGATTCGTTCAAGAAGCAATACAGCTTCGTCCGAAGCAACGGCCGGTATGTCATGGCCATTCCGGCCTATCGTCGCACAGGCTCGAACGTCATCGAGGCGATGGATGGATTGAAGAAAGCCATCGCCGAGGCGAACGAGACGATTCTCGCGCCGCGCGGTCTGAACCTCGAAATGACGCAGGTTTATGACGAGACCACCTATATCCACAGTTCGATCGACCTTGTTCGCTCGAACATCTACTGGGGCGGCGCGCTGGCCATCGTCGTATTGATGCTCTTCCTGAGGAACATCAGCGCGACTTTCATCGTGGCCGTCTCGATTCCGATCTGCGTGATCGGGACGTTTCTGATCATTCCGGTCACGCAGCGTTCGATCAATGTGGTGATGCTCGCGGGACTGGCCTTCGCGGTCGGCATGGTTGTCGACAACGCAATCGTTGTACTCGAAAACATCTATCGCCATCGGGAGATGGGGAAGTCCGCGATTCAGGCGGCGTCGGACGGCGGGAGCGAAGTCTGGGGCGCCGTGCTGGCCAATACGCTGACGACGATGATCGTTTTCCTGCCGATCGTCTTCGTGAAGGAAGAGGCCGGCCAGTTGTTCCGCGATATCGCGATCGCCATTTGCGGTGCGGTGGGGTTGTCGCTGCTTGTGTCCGTGACGGTCATTCCTGTGATGTGTTCACGACTGCTTGGGCGCGTCAGGATTGCAAGCGAAATGCAGAGCGGCTTTCTGGCGGACCGCGTTGCGGGGATCGTTCGGTGGATCAACCATCGCGTCGTCGCGAAGGTCGGCGTTGTCGGCGTCGCGATGTTTTTGTCGTTTTTTCTAAGTCGGGCAATGGCTCCCGAGCCTGATTATCTTCCTTCCGGCAACAAGAATCTGATATTCGGATTTCTCCTCACGCCGCCGGGCTACAACACGCCGGAGTTCGCGAACATCGGAAAGATCATTGAGGACGGTGATCCCTCGCGAGGACTGATCGGCATTCGGAAATTCTGGGAAACCAAACCCGGAACGCCCGAGCACGAGAAGCTGCTTCGCGACTGGTCGCAAATCGTTGAGAACACCGCCGTCAAACAGCGCGAAGCTCAGATCGCCGGGCTGAAAGCGACGATCACCGATCCGAAATCCGATCGGGCGGCGCGCCGCAGTGCGAAGGAGCGGATTTCTGAATTGGAGCGAGAGATTGAGGAGTGGCGACTGCCGCCGCCGCTGATCCAGGATTTCTTCTATGTCGCGTTCAACGGCGGCTGTTTCATGGGCTGTTCCAGCACCCAGTCGGATTATGTGAAGCCGTTGGTCAATGTGCTTTCGTCAAGCCAGTTTGGAATCGTTGATTCCTTTGCATTTTTCTTTCAACCCGGGATTTTCTCCGGCAACTCCAGTAAATCAGTGGACATCGAGATTCGCGGAGAGAATCTCGAGAAAGTCGTCGCGGCTGGTACCACGGTCATGGGCGCCTGTCGTCAACGATTTGGATTCGTCGAACCGGGACCGAGAAACTTCGCTCAGGGTCGTCGCGAGGATCGCCTCGTACCGGATCGCGTCAAGGCCGGTGACCTCGGTTTGACAACGGCCGATCTGGGGGCGATCGTCCGCGCTTGCGGCGATGGACGGGTTGTCGGGCAATATCGTGAACAGGGCCGCAGTCTGGATCTGTCGATCAAAGTGCGTGGGACGGAGGATCCGACCGGCGGGCGTAGCGCGACGAACATGATTCAGTCCGTGCCGATCTTCACACCAGCCGGCCGGATCGTGCCGCTGGGATCATTGTGCGGCGTGGTGAACACGCTTGCGCCGGAGGAGATACGGCACATCGAAACGCAGCCGGCGGTGAAGCTGACAGTCAATCCGCCGGAGGGCATGTCGCTTCAGCAGGTGATTGACACGATTCAGGACGAAATCATCACGCCGATGCGCGGCGAAGGTCTGGGCCCGATGAAGGCGCGCATGGATCCGTCCGTTGTGGTCAATTTCGCGGGCAATGCCGACAAGCTGGCACAGACCTGGGACTCGCTGAAATGGCTGCTGGCCTTGTCTCTGTTGATCTGTTTTCTGATCATGGCGGGGCTGTTTGAGTCATTTGCGTACCCCTTCGTCATCATTTTGACCGTGCCGCTCGCGGTCGTCGGCGGATTCTTCGGTCTCTGGCTGGTTCACAGCTGGACGCTTTCGAATCCCGTCATGGCCGTGCAGAAGCTAGATGTGCTGACGATTCTGGGATTTGTCATTCTACTGGGCATCGTTGTAAACAACGGGATCCTGATCGTACACCAGTCATTGAATTTCATTCGTGGTGGCATGGAATCGAAGGACGCCATTACCGAGTCCGTGCGAACGCGCATGCGCCCAATCTTCATGACGGTGCTGACGACGCTGGTGGGACAGCTGCTGCTCGTGATCCGTCCCGGTTCGGGTGCGGAGATGTATCGCGGAGTTGGGGCAGTAGTTCTCGGCGGATTGCTTTGTTCGACGGTCTTTACGCTCTTCGTCATCCCGGCGATGCTATCTCTGTTTATCGGCGTGCGCGTCCGACTGAGCCGCGTGCTCTTCGGCGGAGCGACCGTGTCTCGATCGAGCGAACCTTCCGCGATTGGCCAGGCGGTCCCGGTGCCCGCTGTTGTGCCGGAGCTGGAGTCCACCCGTCGCTGA
- a CDS encoding protein kinase, producing the protein MADIWNDNPPPDSSEFPKPPAPLSSTTPQGAERALVARGIPFGSGLGKYRILDRIRNSHHAIIYNARDAMLDRLVVIKQLNPGLLDDPLACGDFKREAQLLARVPKDARNVVGIHELIADDQGLFIVEEFVSGDWLESLISKRKVGPADALRLLKYGCLGLRSLHSRKIVHRDIVPSNLLMSPNGQVRIANFSCAVHEGDHTPPPVIQFKYAAPELQMGMPHDDRVDIYGLGVSVYEVCVGRRALHAHFAHITRDPLGAAERWRQWHCDMSAALPKASALNRAVPPALAVILAKMTAKDIDERYATAEEVLQDIIRKFNAPRANASPTVGRTALSHVVESRSELPGTANQAKTGGPPSLLHLLPTQATTTTHRISLESAPEPAAKQVAPVIRHAKSAPAAAANRTSTESTAQSRRGVVIDRTEKLTQRPAVGASTSASAAPATRSTPIATERASIRSHKTGPVKRRVSEPQQIPIPAPTEDPPKRKRPILIPVAATIMLLIAGYMGSRAWWNELAHRPALSSLQSRIEDGLRLYHQEQYEQAGAEFLEVIVAASSDPELASAKDQAETMQLLVEGEVAFRNDQLDRVERMLDEARLRGSDLPAFASLSNKLKAKRRAIRLASEGIKAAESGDFEEAEDRLPAYEASASVAGLDPASLREAVQREREDRDYGEALQRARKALAENDFDAAQLACREAILIRQTDATRQLAKDIADGRTRYSWMVRGDKAMQERDYSAAESAYQSANAIDPSEQVEAKLKMASSMRLYNEARDAIKSGDLLEAKKKLDNALWKYPNKQARAKLIALSKAFDAAALVANADQELKMGNIAEAIRLYEKAIPDLVAPADDIAKSKLQAAKRQALIQADKN; encoded by the coding sequence ATGGCAGATATCTGGAACGATAATCCTCCACCCGATTCGTCGGAGTTCCCGAAACCTCCCGCGCCCCTGTCTTCCACCACACCGCAGGGCGCGGAGCGCGCGCTGGTTGCTCGAGGTATTCCTTTCGGCAGCGGGCTGGGCAAGTACAGAATTCTCGATCGAATCCGCAACAGCCATCACGCGATCATCTACAACGCGCGCGACGCGATGCTCGACCGCCTTGTCGTGATCAAACAGCTCAATCCCGGACTCCTCGATGATCCGCTGGCGTGCGGCGACTTCAAGCGCGAAGCGCAGCTTCTGGCGCGCGTGCCGAAGGATGCCCGAAACGTCGTCGGCATCCATGAACTGATCGCGGACGATCAGGGTTTGTTCATCGTTGAGGAGTTCGTCAGCGGCGACTGGCTCGAGTCCCTCATCTCCAAACGAAAGGTCGGCCCGGCCGATGCGCTGCGGCTGCTCAAGTACGGCTGTCTCGGACTGCGTTCGCTTCATTCGCGAAAAATCGTGCACCGGGATATTGTGCCTTCCAACCTGCTGATGTCTCCGAACGGGCAGGTTCGGATCGCGAATTTTTCGTGTGCCGTGCATGAAGGCGATCACACTCCGCCTCCGGTCATTCAATTCAAGTATGCCGCGCCCGAACTGCAAATGGGGATGCCCCACGATGACCGCGTGGACATCTACGGCCTTGGCGTATCGGTGTACGAGGTTTGCGTCGGCCGCCGGGCACTGCACGCACACTTCGCGCACATCACTCGCGATCCGCTGGGCGCAGCCGAACGCTGGAGACAATGGCACTGTGACATGAGTGCGGCACTTCCGAAGGCCAGCGCTCTGAATCGGGCCGTGCCGCCGGCACTTGCCGTGATACTCGCGAAGATGACGGCGAAGGACATCGACGAACGATATGCGACGGCCGAGGAGGTGCTTCAGGACATCATCCGGAAGTTCAACGCGCCTCGCGCGAACGCGTCACCGACGGTGGGCCGGACCGCGTTGTCGCATGTTGTCGAGTCGCGATCGGAATTGCCCGGCACAGCCAATCAGGCAAAAACCGGCGGCCCGCCCTCGTTGCTCCATCTTCTGCCGACGCAGGCCACGACGACAACCCATCGCATTAGTCTCGAATCGGCTCCGGAACCCGCAGCCAAGCAGGTCGCGCCGGTCATTCGTCACGCCAAGTCCGCGCCGGCCGCCGCGGCGAACCGCACTTCGACCGAATCGACCGCGCAAAGCCGCCGCGGCGTAGTGATCGACCGAACCGAGAAGTTGACGCAACGCCCAGCCGTCGGAGCTTCGACTTCAGCAAGTGCCGCGCCGGCGACACGCTCCACGCCCATCGCGACCGAGCGTGCATCGATCCGCTCGCACAAGACCGGGCCGGTCAAACGCCGTGTTTCGGAGCCGCAGCAGATTCCGATTCCGGCGCCGACCGAAGATCCGCCGAAGCGGAAACGTCCGATTCTGATTCCGGTCGCCGCGACGATCATGCTGCTGATCGCGGGGTATATGGGCAGCAGAGCGTGGTGGAACGAACTGGCCCACCGCCCGGCCCTGAGCAGTCTGCAATCGAGGATCGAAGATGGCCTTCGCTTGTACCATCAAGAGCAGTATGAACAGGCCGGCGCGGAATTTCTGGAGGTAATCGTCGCGGCGTCGAGTGACCCGGAACTGGCATCCGCAAAGGATCAGGCTGAGACCATGCAACTGCTGGTCGAGGGCGAAGTGGCATTTCGCAATGACCAACTCGATCGGGTTGAGCGAATGCTGGACGAAGCACGTCTGCGCGGGAGCGATCTGCCGGCGTTCGCGTCGTTGAGCAATAAGCTGAAAGCCAAGCGCCGCGCGATTCGCCTGGCGTCCGAGGGAATCAAGGCGGCGGAGTCCGGCGATTTCGAAGAAGCGGAGGACCGGCTGCCGGCATACGAAGCCAGCGCCAGCGTCGCGGGGCTGGATCCCGCTTCGCTTCGCGAAGCAGTCCAGCGAGAGCGGGAAGATCGCGATTACGGCGAAGCGCTCCAGCGAGCCCGAAAAGCGCTCGCGGAGAACGACTTCGATGCGGCGCAACTTGCCTGCCGTGAAGCAATCCTCATTCGGCAGACCGACGCGACTCGTCAGCTTGCGAAGGACATTGCAGACGGTCGAACTCGATATAGCTGGATGGTTCGCGGCGATAAGGCGATGCAGGAGCGAGACTATTCCGCAGCGGAGTCGGCATACCAGTCGGCGAATGCGATCGATCCGTCTGAACAGGTTGAGGCCAAGCTGAAAATGGCGTCGTCGATGCGACTGTATAACGAAGCTCGCGACGCGATCAAGTCCGGCGATTTGCTTGAGGCAAAGAAGAAGCTGGACAATGCCCTCTGGAAATATCCGAACAAACAGGCCCGCGCGAAGCTGATCGCGCTTTCCAAGGCCTTCGATGCGGCGGCACTCGTGGCCAACGCCGACCAGGAACTGAAAATGGGCAACATCGCCGAGGCGATTCGATTGTACGAGAAGGCGATTCCTGACCTGGTTGCTCCCGCGGACGACATTGCGAAATCAAAGCTGCAGGCCGCCAAACGGCAGGCATTGATTCAGGCAGACAAGAACTGA